ACGACAGTACTTTTCGTACAGAACCTAGTCAGCAAATGTCCGCGCGCCATCCACAGATTCGATAGGGCAAACAAGGTCATCAGCTGAGCCGTGTTCTTCGCCAGGCCTCGGAAGCGCGTTTTCACATGACCAAACTGCTTCTTGATCACCCGGAACGGGTGTTCTACCTTGGCGCGCACCTGGGCCTTGGCTTTCTCAATCTTGCGCTTGGCTTTGTAGAGCGGGTTGCTCTTGCCCAGCTTCTTATACGTGCTACGGCGCGCCGCAATCTGCCAGATGACTTCGCGTCCTTCATGCTCGGGCCGCTTCTCGACGCCGATGTAACCCGCATCGGCAGCAACCATGTTTTCTTGGCCGTGCAGCAGTTTGTCGACCTGAGTAACGTCTGCAACATTGGCTGCCGTACCGACCACGCTGTGTACCAATCCCGACTCTACATCGACCCCGATGTGAGCCTTCATACCGAAGTAATACTGGTTGCCCTTCTTGGTCTGGTGCATTTCCGGGTCGCGCTTGCCGTCCTTGTTCTTCGTCGAACTGGGAGCATGGATCAGCGTGGCATCGACGATGGTGCCTTGGCGCAGCGACAGACCACGATCTCCCAGGTAGCCATTGATCACGCCAAGGATGCCGGCCGCCAGTTCATGTTTCTCCAGCAGACGACGGAAGTTGAGGATGGTGGTTTCGTCGGGAATGCGCTCCAGGCTTAGCCCAGCGAACTGACGCAGGATCGTCGTCTCGTACAGCGCTTCTTCCATCGCCGGATCGCTGTAACCGAACCAGTTCTGCATCAGGTGCACACGCAGCATCGCCATCAACGGGTAGGCCGGACGACCACCTTCACCCTTTGGGTAGTGCGGCTCGATCAAGGCAAGCAGCCCCTTCCACGGCACCACCTGATCCATCTCGATTAGGAACAATTCCTTGCGGGTCTGCTTGCGCTTGCCGGCGTACTCGGCGTCGGCGAAGGTCATCTGCTTCATCGGGATACTCGGCGGGTAGAGTCCGGTTATTTTGCCAAAATCAGGAAGTCTTCTTCAGAGTTTCCTTAGTGGTTAGTAGCAGGGATTTAACATTGCCTTTTATGCTCTGAATTCTAAGGCTTTCTATATCCGATAACGGCATGCTCACAACCGAGCCCTTGTGAGATATATCGATTTTGTTTTCAGACTCAGTTATGGCTACGGTTGGGTAGGATGAATCGTGATTTTTTATGTTTTTATATGCGCTGGATAAATGCTTTATGAGCAGTAAGGCCGTAACCACAGATAGTATTTTGTGATACATACTCTCACTGACAATGAGCATCCAGACAGCACCTGAAATTATGCCAACCACCAGTAGTGCGGCGAATATTGCTTTTCGCTTGCCGCTACGTTTGTATTTTTCTGATACGTGGAAATTCATATATGCCGCTAACTATAAATAGACACCAAATGGTGCATAACCAGCGGGCTGTTTTGGTGGATAACCTTCTTGGTCATTTCGAGGTCCTTCTCTATCTCGCGGTCTGCAGCGAGGCGGTGGGGTGTTTTGCAGTTTATACACCATGTCGGATAACCGCGGGTAAGTGCTGTCTCGCGATGTCCATCCGGCGATCTTCCAACTGCCGGGGTATCGCTAAACAGGCATCAGGGATCGCGGATAAATCCGCTCCTACAGGTTGGGTAGCGGTTCCAGTGCAGGGGCGTGGACTTGTAGACGCATCAGCTCCACCTGCCACCAGCTCGGCAGCAGTTTGCGTACTTCGGGGCGGGCGAAGCGGTCGTCGATCAGGTAGAGCACGCCCTGGTCTTCCGGCGTGCGGATCACCCGGCCAGCGGCCTGCACCACTTTCTGCAGGCCGGGGTAGAGGTAGGTGTAGTCGTAGCCATTGCCGAACAGGGCGTCCATGCGCTGGCGGATTTCTTCGTTGATCGGGTTGAGCTGGGCCAGGCCGAGGGTGGCGACGAAGGCGCCGATCAGGCGCTCGCCGGGCAGGTCCACGCCTTCGCCGAATACCCCGCCGAGCACGGCGAAGCCGATGCCGCGCCCGCCGATCTGGAAGCGTTCGATAAAGCCCTGGCGGGCCGCCTCGTCCATCTGCCGCGACTGTGTCCACACCGGTATCTGCGGGTAATCGCGGCGCAGCTGCTGCAGCACCTGTTCCAGATACTGATAGCTGCTGAAGAAGGCCAGGTAGTTGCCCGGGCGCTCGGCGTACTGGAGCGCCATCAACTGGCAGATCGGCGTGAGCGAGGCGTCGCGATGCTGGTAGCGGGTGGACAGGTTGCGCACCACCTGTACGTGCAGCTGTTCGGCACTGAACGGCGAGGCGACGTCCAGGCACTGGGTCTCGATAGGCAGGCCGAGCAGGTCGAGGTAGTAGTGGCTGGGGCTGAGGGTGGCGGAGAACAGCGTGGCGCTGTGGGCGTCCTCGAAGCGCGGGCCGAGAAAGGGTGCCGGCAGGATATTGCGGATGCACAGGGTGGAATGGCTGCGCCCGTTGCCGACCTCGACGCGGCTGATATCGAACAGCGAGTGCGGGCCGAAGCTTTCCGCCAGGCGGCAGAACAGCATGGCGTCGAGATAGAAGCTGAGCAGCTCGCCGGCATTGCCTTCGGGCTGATCGGTGAGCAGGTCGGTGATGGCGCTGACTGCCTTGCCCAATGCGACGAGCAGCAGGTCCGGCGCCAGCGGGTAGACCTGATAGGGCACCTGCTGCTCGCGGTGCAGTTGATCCCAGTGACGGTCGACCCGTTCCAGCACGCTCCTCAGTCGCTTCGGTGCGTCGCGGCACATGGCCTTGAAGCGCGCCTGATCCAGTTCGGCGCTGTACATGCCGCGCCCGCGATCGACCAGATTGTGCGCCTCGTCCACCAGCAGGCAGACGCGCCACTGGTTGATCAGGGTGAGGCTGTGCAGCAGGGCGCCGAGGTCGAAGTAGTAGTTGTAGTCGCACACCACCACGTCGCTCCAGCGGCACAGCTCCTGGCTCAGGTAGTAGGGGCACACGCCATGGGCGATAGCGATGTTGCGCACGGCCTGCTGATCCAGCCAGCGTTCCTTGAGCGCGGCACTGCGCGCTGCCGGCAGGCGGTCGTAGAAACCCCTGGCCAGCGGGCAGGAGTCGCCATGGCAGGCTTTGCTCGGGTGCTCGCAAGCCTTGTCGCGGGCGACGTGCTCCAGCACGCGCAGCGGCGTTTCCGGTTCGCGCAGGCGTTGCAGGGCATCGAGTGCCAGGCGCCGGCCGGGCGTCTTGGCGCTGAGGAAGAACAGGCGGTCGAGCTGCTGGCCGGGCATGGCCTTGAGTTGCGGGAACAGGGTGCCGAGGGTCTTGCCGATGCCGGTGGTGGCCTGCGCCAGCAGGTAGTGGCCGTCGCGGGCGGCGCGGTACACGGCCTCGGCCAGTTGCCGCTGGCCATGGCGGAATTCGCCGTAGGGGAAGCTCAGGTTTTCCAGCGCCTGGTTGCGCGCCTGCTGGTGCGCCTGTTCCTGCCGCGCCCAGTCGATATAGCGGCGGCAGTGCAGGGCGAAGAACTCGCCCAGCGAGGCCGCGCTATGGCGCTCGCGGAACACCGTTTCCTCCTGGGTGATGACGTTGAAGTAGACCACCGCCAGGTCCAGCTCATCGAGTTCCAGTTGCTGGCACAGCAGCCAGCCGTAGATCCTGACCTGCGCCCAGTGCAGCAGACGATGGTTGGCCGGGATGCGCGAGATATCGCCGCGGTGGGTCTTGATCTCTTCCAGCAGGCGATATTCCGGGTCGAAGCCATCGGCGCGGCCGCTGACCGTCAGCCCTTCGAACTCGACGACAAGCGGCAGCTCGGAGAGGTAATCCGGGCCACGTCGGGCGACCACGGTGGCGTGCCCGGCCATGCCTTCGGCGGCGGTGGGCGAGGGGGTAAAGCGCAGGTCGAGGTCACCTTCCTTGGCGGTGAACTCGCACAGTTCGCGCACGGCGACGCGCAGGCTCAATCGCTCCACTCCACGTAGCAGACGCTGACCGGCATGCCGTGCTCGGCACAGAACGCCAGCCAGCGTTTCTGGTTGTCCTGCAGGCGGTCGCCGGGACCTTTCACTTCGATCATCCGGTAGCGGCCCTCGGCCGGCCAGAACTGGATCAAGTCGGGCATGCCGGCGCGGTTCTCGCGGATATCGGCCAGCAGGCGGCGGAACCAGGCGTCCAGGTGGGCGGGCGGCAGACAGCTCAGGGCCTGTTCCAGGCGCTCGGCGTCGAGCAGCTCCCAGAACACGAAGGGCGACTGGATGCCGAATTTTTCGGCATGGGTACGACGCATGGCTTCGATGTAGCTGCCGTCTTCCAGACGTGCCAGGCACGCGGCGAACAATGGAGCGCGCCGCGCATGGAAGTCGGCGCGGTGCAGATCCACCGGGCCGCTGTGGAAGGGGTGGAAGAAGGCGCCGGGCAGCGGGGCGAAGATCGCCTCCCAGCAGAGCAGGCCGAACAGCCCGCAGATCAGCGTGTTCTCCACGTAATGCACGGGCGCATCAGGTTCGGCCAGGTGGGCGGCCACGGCCAGCTCGACACTGGCGGCGCGTGGCAGGCGCAGGTCGAGGCGATCCTCGCGGAGCTTTGCCGCCTTGGCTGCCG
The sequence above is drawn from the Pseudomonas sp. Z8(2022) genome and encodes:
- a CDS encoding IS5 family transposase, which encodes MKQMTFADAEYAGKRKQTRKELFLIEMDQVVPWKGLLALIEPHYPKGEGGRPAYPLMAMLRVHLMQNWFGYSDPAMEEALYETTILRQFAGLSLERIPDETTILNFRRLLEKHELAAGILGVINGYLGDRGLSLRQGTIVDATLIHAPSSTKNKDGKRDPEMHQTKKGNQYYFGMKAHIGVDVESGLVHSVVGTAANVADVTQVDKLLHGQENMVAADAGYIGVEKRPEHEGREVIWQIAARRSTYKKLGKSNPLYKAKRKIEKAKAQVRAKVEHPFRVIKKQFGHVKTRFRGLAKNTAQLMTLFALSNLWMARGHLLTRFCTKSTVVGTAACKPA
- a CDS encoding ATP-dependent DNA helicase, producing MSLRVAVRELCEFTAKEGDLDLRFTPSPTAAEGMAGHATVVARRGPDYLSELPLVVEFEGLTVSGRADGFDPEYRLLEEIKTHRGDISRIPANHRLLHWAQVRIYGWLLCQQLELDELDLAVVYFNVITQEETVFRERHSAASLGEFFALHCRRYIDWARQEQAHQQARNQALENLSFPYGEFRHGQRQLAEAVYRAARDGHYLLAQATTGIGKTLGTLFPQLKAMPGQQLDRLFFLSAKTPGRRLALDALQRLREPETPLRVLEHVARDKACEHPSKACHGDSCPLARGFYDRLPAARSAALKERWLDQQAVRNIAIAHGVCPYYLSQELCRWSDVVVCDYNYYFDLGALLHSLTLINQWRVCLLVDEAHNLVDRGRGMYSAELDQARFKAMCRDAPKRLRSVLERVDRHWDQLHREQQVPYQVYPLAPDLLLVALGKAVSAITDLLTDQPEGNAGELLSFYLDAMLFCRLAESFGPHSLFDISRVEVGNGRSHSTLCIRNILPAPFLGPRFEDAHSATLFSATLSPSHYYLDLLGLPIETQCLDVASPFSAEQLHVQVVRNLSTRYQHRDASLTPICQLMALQYAERPGNYLAFFSSYQYLEQVLQQLRRDYPQIPVWTQSRQMDEAARQGFIERFQIGGRGIGFAVLGGVFGEGVDLPGERLIGAFVATLGLAQLNPINEEIRQRMDALFGNGYDYTYLYPGLQKVVQAAGRVIRTPEDQGVLYLIDDRFARPEVRKLLPSWWQVELMRLQVHAPALEPLPNL